One part of the Rutidosis leptorrhynchoides isolate AG116_Rl617_1_P2 chromosome 1, CSIRO_AGI_Rlap_v1, whole genome shotgun sequence genome encodes these proteins:
- the LOC139885871 gene encoding ubiquitin-conjugating enzyme E2-17 kDa-like codes for MASKRIQKELKDLQKDPPTSCSAGPVGEDMFHWQATIMGPTDSPFSGGVFLVSIHFPPDYPFKPPKVSFRTKVFHPNINSNGSICLDILKEQWSPALTISKVLLSICSLLTDPNPDDPLVPEIAHMYKNDKAKYETTARSWTQKYAMG; via the exons ATGGCTTCTAAGCGAATTCAAAAGGAGTTGAAGGACTTGCAAAAGGATCCTCCTACTTCTTGCAGTGCTG GCCCTGTTGGGGAAGACATGTTTCATTGGCAAGCAACCATTATGGGCCCTACAGATAGCCCTTTCTCTGGTGGAGTATTTCTCGTGTCCATCCACTTCCCACCCGATTACCCATTCAAACCACCAAAG GTGTCCTTCCGAACCAAGGTATTCCATCCAAATATCAACAGCAATGGTAGCATCTGCCTGGACATCCTGAAAGAACAGTGGAGTCCAGCGCTTACAATCTCAAAG GTTCTGCTTTCAATTTGCTCCCTGTTGACGGACCCAAACCCCGATGATCCATTAGTGCCCGAGATTGCTCATATGTACAAGAATGATAAGGCCAAGTATGAGACCACTGCTCGATCTTGGACCCAGAAATACGCCATGGGTTAG